The sequence TACAAACCTTACTACCCCAATAAACCACACGAATATCTAATTAACAGTCGTCACGGCTATTCAAGGTCTGATAAGCGCAGCAGATGAGCAGTTACTGAAAATAGATAGCATTAAAAAATCGGCGAGAAACTTAAGCAAGGTTAGAAGCATCAACAAtttcagtgtttttttttcttgcaagcCATCGTTTTCCTACTTTCGTTGGACTAATTGTCTGCACCTTTGTTAAACCTCTTAGTTCCCGAAGATGCCTAACGTTGCTCTGTAGTGATCGAAAGCATCCTATAATTTTGGCGTACTCACAAAAAGAGTCTACAGCTGGCAGTCTGTAAAACAAATGCTATACAAATGGCATACTAATTCAAAATGAAGCATCAAAACAAATCAGCAACTGAAGGCTCTTCCTGACCCACGCAGCATTTTTATAGTTAACACTCAGTAGTAACAGCTAGCTGGACTTATTTCTCTTATGTTAATAGAGTGAATTGATCTTTTGTTACCACTACTGATACACACTATAATCCAAAGTTCTTGTAATTTTATACATACTCACAATCGTACTTTGTTTACCTTAGCGATTTGATTTTACACCTTATCTCTGTTGTTTTCTATTGATTGTTATGATTTCTgtataaataaaattcaaaatttggatTGTTCTTCTCCTGTTTGgcaaattttgtttctgcttaCGTTTTATGTGAAACGTGTTTTGGAACGCATATTCTATAGCGATACTTTTGATCCTTGATTGATCTCGCAACTTTCGTCTCGGCCTGCCGAACTAAACAGGAAACAGAAGAAAAGGACAATACCGAAACAGATGAGAAGATTCCCGAGCAGAATGGTCACGTTTGTAAATCCGTAGACGATAGGAATACTGTAGAATCATCCGAGTTACAACAACAGCAGGAAGAAGTAGACGACGGCGAGCCCTCAACTTGAGCAGGTCGATGATGAAGAAAAGGCTCAACAACAGTTGGAAGTTGAGAAGACGCTCCAAGATTGAGCAAGCGACGTGAAACCAGTGCAGTACCGAAGAAACGAGAAGCCAGTGAAGATCGAAGCTCTTTGGAAGGTGATACCCATGGAAAAGAAGGCTGCCTATAGTCCAGGACAGCCGAATCGTCCTGGAACCCAGTGCAGTGTATAACGCTGGATCCGGTAAGATATTTATTAGCAAACATTTTATCGAAGCAACTTCACATAATCTAAAACTTTCAGACAATCATCGAAGCCGATGTAGCGGAGTCCAAGTGCATTCTTCTAGATGCTGCTAAAGTGCCACAGCCGTCCAAAGTTACAATTCCTGAGTCAGAGCTTGCTACTTACTGCCGCTAGATTCTAGTCAGAAATCGAGTGAAAAGAAACGCCTGTATGAAGTATTATGACCTGTTTGTTTTTGGAACATATTAGACACATTTTACTTTGCATTTGCGGAAATACAGTTCGACCTGAATCTGGTGGTAGTGTTTCGAATCGCTATCAAATCTAAACCAAGGTCAGTTTGGAGGTCAACGTATTGTTAGGTTCTGAACCGACCACCCCAGTTCACTCTGTAAACCCTCAGCAGCGGCCCGAGTGGCATCACCAACGAGGGAGGTAAGGGGACTATTGAGATTGACCAATGTCTTGTTCTGGCAGCTGCCATTTTGCACCAAGCACTGCTAAATCACTTTCAGCATAAATTTCAAACGTGCCCAGCATTGTATGAAACAATGGCTTCCATTCCTTGACCTCCTCCAACGCGCATTGATGTTCGTTCTCGATGAGAATTTCCATGGCTGCATTGACTAACACCCATGTTGTATGTATTGTATTGTCAACTAATGATAGAAAATTCAGCAATTTATCATGTAAAGCTACTTGAATTCAATAACACTTACTCATTCCATCATTTTAAACAAATGCATATTGGCTTTTTTGTACTGATTGGCTTTGAAATTTCCTAAATTCATTTTTCACAATAATTTCTCGCATAAGTAATGCAAGTTTAAATCGCTTCAATCAAAATATAAAGGAGAAAGTGGACAGTAGACTTCAGGCACTTCGTTCTACAATCAGAACACTTCGTTCAGAACGCCGCGCGTTGCGCCTGAGTAGCAAAACAACATCATCAGCCAAATCAAAAGTCGTTCAAATGCTCCATTATAAAAGGCTACCAGAGCATGGTTTAGTACgatcaatcgcacctaccataatttcgtcgattacgatgaggaacagccAACTGAGATATAATTCATCCTGGCCCCGTTCCAGCGACTACACGAATAGGATCGAAAAAGTTCCGTTTTGCTGAACTCTGCACGTAAAAACTTCACTGTTCTACGATGTGGCTGAATAGTTTATTCAGAATTCTCTTGCGCTTAAGGGCGCCCCAAACATATTCGTGGTTTCGTCTAAACCTTCTACCAAGCTAATGGATACCAAATAAAGGGAtttttggaattcgttgacatGCATTTGGATGTTCTGGTTCTTGCCCGCTCTATTGCGGCCCTCCGTTCTTTACGCTGTTCATTATTCCATAGGTTGTTTTCAGTAATCTACTTTTGCTCCTAGTTTCGAAAACGGAATTATTGATTGCCGCCCACTGTTCTTGTACGCTGCCACCACCGTCCGGAACATCCGCTAATCGAGATTCAAGTTTTTTTAACGAATAAtttcttcacagctggatcttctaaTCGACGATGTGATGAATCACCGACCAAGCTTCTCCTCCCACCACTAAATCCGAACCATGCGTAGTCGGATCTCGCCAATAAGAAGGTGATGGTCAACCTTGATGTCAGCGTTGCGTTTACATCAGGAAAGCTTCGTCGCCATTTTCAGCTCTGATTTGATTTTtctggtcgatttgattttggtATGTCTATCAGGAGACTCCACGTGACTAAATGCGCTGGTCAAATGGAAGCAGTTGCGATCCTCCAATCACTATGTCGTTTTGCCATATAATTTTGCAAACAGCTCAcagttttcgctcatttctccgaatCCATGGCGCTCCATGGCACGCTCATAGTATGAGTTGTGGAGATGATcatcgcattgaagtcgccaatATAGATcctgatatcacccttcggaactACATCCACGACAGCATTcagttcattgaaaaaaatcttattgcCTTGCCGGCAGCATCGATCGCACAAAACATTGGATTATCGTAAGGTTCCTATCGTTCATCAATGATTATTCTTTCATTTGATGAGCGCCGCCTGTGCCTAAGCGCTAAGCAGGAAACCAACCCTTTGATACTTGTGGGCGTTGTCTTCTCGAATACCGGAATATAACAATACCTGTCCCGATGAAAGTTTGAGTTTTCTCTGAGATTTGGAGAAACGCATTTTACTCAGTCCCATTATTACGAGCAGTACTGCAAAAGGTTGTGATCgccggcaaaacatacttttgcatataaacgataaagacggatccataaaaaactggaaaacgatccataaataacatctgaatgtttctTAAAAACCATAACCATaagctaccataaatccataaaatagttaatgagattccataaagaataatttttcaatcCATAACTAacctaaaatttagcaattaattgggaaatatgtcTCCATTAACATGGGTCaagagaaaaacaatacaattctctGCGATTTTTTCtcccatgaaaatatgacaaatgatccataaatctttggaaaatgttccataaaaaactatattctGACCCATAAAacttccaaatcaaatcaaatttgcgcatttttttatcgtgatgatgatccataatttcagtaatatgatccataattttttagtcatatgatccataattctggcaatttgatccataactttgttccaaatgatccatagttttggtgatatgatccataaattttgataaatgatccatagatttttataaaatgtgtggatcaattaatatagtttccattggccttctttccaagcattatgggataacattatcaaaattatggatcatatatggctgaaattatggatcatcatcaggatatgaattgcgcaaatttgaaaattttatggactggcaatatatagtttttatggataatttttcaaagttttagtggatcataaaaatattctttatgcgGAATCTCTCGAAcgattttatggatttatggtagcgtttttatggaacattcagatgttatttatggatcaattttcattcttttatggatcgtttttccacattaTGAACGGTGCAAATAAGGGAAGGGCTCATGTGATCCCAACATAAGGCAgggagcaaagcgcctttttctatctcacgcgactcaatagataacgaacaacgataaaagaaaggcaaaaactgttccgaatcataacaagccatgataacaaatttatcaaacttgtatacaagtgcgaaaaaacagaatcggataggcagccccacagagaagtgatgattttcgctttgttttcgctcattttatAAAAGCAGCtttataatagtagtttgtgcaactagattcaaaaagatttttattttttttattttttctatgtctttattagggagactttcagcccgaggctggctcgtctccggagagaaaagttgcaaaaagatgattttttcagcaagacttgtacgtttatccaacgagttgttttttttttgcaagtgttaatttcggaaattcttcctaaaatacatttggaaattcctacaggaatttctacagaaatttctccagaaaaaaagcctccagaaatttttttgaGGACTCCAATTTATAACATTTCCCCTGTAGGAATTCTTTAGTGAAACCTCCCGAAAGACCTTtgcaaatttctccagaaattccttccaaagttcctacaagaattactccagaaattttgttgaaaaaaaattaggaattagaaaatgctaaatgaatttttggcgtttctaacggaaatttcaaaggatttcccaaagaaatttcgtaAGCAATTTGTGAAGAATTTACGAAGAGATTCCCAAAATAATTTGCAAACCAAATTTATTactaaaaaaattctaaaggattttctggagagaTTCTCGAAAGAATGCTCAAAGGaagtttcgaaggaacttcaaaaggaatCTCTAAAGGTCCAACAGAATTTCTGCATGAATTGCTTAATAAAATCCGGAGGAATGACCGAAGGAACacctttaacccttatgcggccgacggggtacccgtgttcctttttcaaattcaagtggtgatatttcaatgaatttttatagctgaaagctgaaactcggtgatgACATTCCTAGAACTCCATGAAGCTCTTGGCGCATCCAgcagaaaatcacgttgatacagtgaggaggagggacgtggggagggtaTCTGCGTTTTTTtaacacgtggatggccgacagggtacccgtgttcccataaattgatattctcataactttaacaatttttcaaccgatttagataattttgacagttttggaaacagaaactcatatactttttgcccattgtcaaggttttgagcttttgtccatggttgTACAAGAAACTCTTTGAGGTAAGGCTTAAGAGTTCTACACACGTGTAAATCCAagggactatcaaccagtttcaaatatattacatgctcattgcggcTTCTTAGGAACAATCGGTGTCCACTGATATttattctgggtctccaaaacCTCTGGAAGTAAGGCCAAAGTCATCCAAAATCCTGGAATAAGAActatggtctgctaacgtaaccaaaaTCTATCGTGTAAAATTCAAAACGGTACATGCCTCTATAACGCTTATCTGTATAATGCTTTCGAGTATAGTTTCGGGTCATTTACATTCCAAGTAGTTCATATCATTGCCGCCGATTTCAGgtggtctacgaactccatgcaTGTCAAGGTCTTCTGGATCAATTCTCCGTAATGGAAGTGAGATTAACAGAAGAATACAATGATTTGCggccttcttggtatatgtttgtgttctaagtagttcttgttgctatcgtgggctccaggtagtctacagattccatagagtcaagatctgtggaaTCAACCTCAATGTGGGCaaaagttattgaagaataaaccaagttatgtgaccccttcttggtatttgtatgtattccaagtaattcttgttgttgtcattggttccaggtaagTCTACAAACCTCCACTTcaaattcaaggtctgtggatccaACCTCCATAATGGAgcagttaatgaagaataaacaagttgtgagaccccttcttgatatatatctGTGTACGACTTTTCATCTTAGTTCTTATTGCTTGTCTCGTGGAGttacaggtagtctacgaactacaTGATCAAGGTCTTCGAATAATCTcaataatggaggcagttatcgaaaagaataaacaaattgtaattaaggCCCTTCTTGtgttgtattccaagtagttcttgttgttatcGAGGactcaggtagtctacgaagaCTCCATGGAATAAAGGTCTGAGGGATCAGCCTCGGTAACGGGCAGCGTTTAGTATGGcattttgtgaccccttcttgatatatgtttctATTCAAGTAGTTCTTATTTGTCGTTGTCCAGGTAGTCACGGGCTCCATAGAATcaaaggtcggtggatcaacctccgtggAGGCGATTGATGAAGAATAAACcgtgtgtgaccccttcttggtatatgtttacATATTTCATGggtcttgttgttgtcgtgagttccaggttaGTCTACGAAagactccatacagtcaagatcttcggaattctatctccgtaatggaggcagttatcgaagccCATAAACAAGTTCCGTGattccttcttggtatatgtgtgtattccaatgCGTTCTTGTTGTTATCGAGGATTCCAAGGTAATCTACGAACTCCATGGGGTTAAGGTATGAGGTTCGACGCGAGTAACGGAAGAGTTATTGAAAGAATAAAGCTGGTTATGTGATGCCTTCCATGATATTTGTTTTATATTCTAAGTAGACttcttgttgtcattggttctaGGTAGTCCTATAGACTCCGCTAGAATCAAgggtctgtggatcaatcttcgtaatggaggcaattgttgaagaataaacatgttttatGATCCTTCTTGCATatatatattttgttttcatgtagCTCTTCTTGTTATTGTcatgagttccaggtagtctactaaagatctccatacagtcaaggtcttcggaacaATCTCCTGTAATGGAGGCGTTTATCGAAGAAAGAGTAAACAAGTTACCAGTGACCCTCTTCTTGGT comes from Armigeres subalbatus isolate Guangzhou_Male chromosome 2, GZ_Asu_2, whole genome shotgun sequence and encodes:
- the LOC134211120 gene encoding uncharacterized protein LOC134211120 codes for the protein MRLVGIQKSQHVSHQKQNHPLVGPLLKEVLDEAVEASEEVVTAIQGLISAADEQLLKIDSIKKSARNLSKETEEKDNTETDEKIPEQNGHVCKSVDDRNTVESSELQQQQEEVDDGEPST